From the Cyclopterus lumpus isolate fCycLum1 chromosome 25, fCycLum1.pri, whole genome shotgun sequence genome, the window GAAGTCGTCAGCGCGGAGCCCTTTTATAAGCCGGTCCCCAAACCTCGCTGCAAAGCTTCCGTTAAAGCGGTTCAATTGGACACCCCCCACAGAGATACAGTCTTGAGGGATTCCCAAACCGTGGGAAGACACAGAACTCCGTCCGGCGGCTCTGACGGTGTGAGCAGTGAAAACCTCCAGTGTGTGTCAGGAGGGAGGAGCCCTGATGAGACACTCTCTGATAATACTCCATCAGCCAGCACTGATAGTCATTCCCAAGGGAACGGTGAAGATGGTAACTTCCACTCAAGCCCCCAAACCCTCTGGTAGTCTGGCACTAGTCCCTCAGCAGTAGAGTGATAGACATCACTAGCACCACTAGTTCTCCTAAGTCTTTGTCTCTATTTAgcttttagttttagtttattttgttcatgttttattgccTTGTATGTTTGCTTACTGCTACataagatatataatatatataatatatatatatatatatatatatatatattacatagaAGGTAGGTTAGGTTGTATAGGTTTAGGTTGTCATTGTGATGCACCGCCTGATAgagtttttttgtgaaataattTGGATGAACAGGTAATTTCATTTAACCTCCTAAGATAATATGTCCAATTTAACTTTAGAAATGGATTATTTTTGATTATTATGAGGACTGAACATGTAGTGTACAGTGGGTACTATGGAGGCCATGAGTTGttgtagtagtcgtagtagtagtactactattagtagTACACAGTGCGTGTGTCCTCCATCCATCTTAAAATACATGTTAACACTTAAATCATGAAATCGTTCACCATTTAGCATGTGATTTATTAAGGAAGACCAAAGAATGCCTCAAGCATAGTCAAGATAAAAGTCACTGCACTGACAGGTGAGGAGAAGTGTTTgcagaaaggagaggaaggacacTTATTCTGAGTCAAAGGTAGATTCATCCAGGTTCCATCAACCGGTACTCACAATCAGTCCTCACCTGCAGCGGATAGTCCTGAGTCTTGAATGACACAAGAGGAATAAATGTTCTAAAAGTACCCCCAAGTTACTTCCAGCTAATAGCCATAATCTGTGAACAAGGTTCACTTGTGCTTTTCTATGACACTTTCCTCCAGGACTGCTGGGATCTGGGAAGACTTTCAGGAAGTCTTTGAGGAAGTCTGTTGCACTGGAGGACGAGGATCCAGGAGATGCTGGTTTGAAGGGAGACGGGCTGAGCGCATTCAGCAGAGACCGTATTGAGTTCGAGGGTGAGTCACGCTCAACAGAGAGGAGCAGGGTAGTGACCTGTGGGCACAAAGTAGTTGTTATGCCTCCCTGTCAGTGATAGCTGAGGATGACAGCATGATGTTTACATGTCAatggtcaaggtcactgtgacctcaaaGCCGTCCCATTCTCCTGAACGGGATTATCAGGGAATTTCCTCAAATTTGGCAGAAACCTCCTCACAGATGAGCTAATTAGAATTTAAAGGTCACTGTGACTTGCCAAAACACGGTTTTTGCAATAACTCATGAACTCATATGCTAATTATAtaaatttcacacaaatgtctaactGGATAATataatgaagtgatgacattttggacagatgTGGTCCTAAGGACTGCAACCATGACTGGTTGGTGGAGTCATACAGCCATTATAGTACTACTAGTTTGGCTATAATGTCATGGTTCACAACACTGTTGTCTATGGTTGGGGGTTTCTAGACAAACAAAACGGAGACTCTGCAGCCCCCCATCCTCCCTGAACATTTCAGTGTAGAAATCCCGTGTGTGCtctctgttcatgtgtgtgttcatcagtgaTGGAACCAGCTGCCAACACGACAGCTATCGGTTTGGACACgatagaggaagaagaggagaaagccaGGTTCTTTGCCCAACTAGAGGCAAGGAGCTCTATCAACTATAGATTACTCCATTCTGAACAGAGAGCTGACTCAACCAGTTCTGCCATCCCTACTCACCTCAGGTATGTAAGCAGCCACACTGTTATATTATACACTGAAGTACTGAGGCCAGAAGTAGCCTGAACAGATCAATCAAGGTGTCACTCGATGCCTTCCTTTTTTTAGAGACAATAAGTCATATAATAGAAAAGCATTTTGTTTCCTTGACTATACTTTCTTGCTAAAGTTTGAATACTCTTCTTGAAGGTGACATCTGTTTCCCGACTCAAACCCAGTGTTCTTGTgttgcttacacacacacaatgtacagtTCTGGGTTTCCTTTTGGGAGGACGGTTGAACCTCATGCAAGAACATTCACGTATTTATGTCCAAAATGTTCATGCGTGGTTTGTAGAATCTGATCATGAGCATCAACACCTCTAAATTACTCAGAAAAAGGCCAGCTGTTCtgccatgaaacagaaggaataCAAAGAGGTATGTCAAACCACAGAgcttcaacaacaaacaaaaaatcatatttaacaCTATAATTAGTGATATTCCTGCGCTGTCAACCCTTTGTCACTGTAAAGGCCATACTAAGACATAAAGAAAGGGTTGTATTGTTGCAAAGTAGGTGGTTTAGTGCAAAGATACCAAAGGCAGTTGAAATCCACaaagtttccctttttaaatcaaagacgTTGATGACTTCTATGTGAGGTGGTCAAAGGGTTTAAAACAGTCATAAGTATGGATAAAGAGAATACGCTCCGTTACAGGGGATGTTACACTATTCACCTGTAGATGTTCACCTGTataaagactccggggaagctGTTGGCGTGTGAGACATTTTCTGGTTGGTTGTTGGGTTGCAAATTGTAAACACACTCCTTCATAGAAGTTAACGACTAGTGACATTAACGACCAATCAAAAGGGTTGATTGTAAtttgaacaaaaaacaagatcTTTTGCTCATACCTAACAATAACAAATTACAATAGAATATTACCCCAGCAACATACTACATATTCTGTGGCGCCATTGCATAGCCTAGGAAGAATATACAGATGTAGAGGCCTCAACATATTAAAACTCATTCAATATAAATTAACGATGCGGAGCACACTAAAAATAATTTCTGCTAACATATAGTTTTTAAAGAAAGACGGTCCAAAATCAACTGAATACAACTACTGGCAAAAATAATAGATCTTAACAAAAATGCAACATCAGTCCAAAGGCTGTATCcaatgtcttttctttctttattgtttttaaccTTTGAATGTCTATTGTCTTATTTAATCAAAAGATAGGGGAATGTTGTGTATAAATGTCATTTATGTGTACTGACATTACTGGTGTGCCAGCCTTGCCATTCTGGGGATTTTTCCCACGTTGACTTCACCAGTCGACGGACTTTGTATCCAGGGACGGGGGAATGTCCCGTTAACAAGTTATTCAACTTCTTTGTCCACGCTGCAAGCTAGAGCCACAAGCTAGAGCCACAACTAGAAGCCACAAACTAGACCACAAACTAGAGCCACAAGCTAGAGCCACAACTAGAGCCACAAGCTAGAGCCACAAACTAGAGCCACAAACTAGAGCCACAAACTAGAGCCACAAGCTAGAGCCACAAGCTAGAGCCACAAACTAGAGCCACAAACTAGAGCCACAAGCAAGAGCCACAAGCTAGAGCCACAAACTAGAGCCACAAGCTAGAGCCACAAACTAGAGCCACAACTAGAGCCACAAGCAGAGCCACAAGCTAGAGCCACAAACTAGAGCCACAAGCTAGAGCCACAAGCTAGAGCCACAAGCTAGAGCCAAGCTATAGAGCAGAAAAACTAGACACGAGCCACAAGCTAGAGCCACAAGCTAGATGCCACAAGCTAGAGACACAAGCTAGAGCCCAAACTAGATCCACAGCTAGAGCCACAAGATAGAGCCACAAGCTATAGCCACGtcagccaaataaaaaaaacactgtatatGTCCAGCAGTACAGAACGCATCTAAAGTTCTATTCCAGTCTGGGTGGTTTGGGTTCAATAGATACATCTTGTTCTAGTAAGTTTTTATCTTGGAATTACACTGGTCACATGATTTCGCAACATACCCTTGTCTGTTACAAAACAACTCCTGTGGTTTGATGATAGCTGCTGTTATGAATCATTAGATAAGTTAGCTGAGGATCATGGTGGATATATTACTTCTCTCTCAATGAGGCTTGGAGTTCATCACCCCTGACAGATGTTCCAGAGTTAACCATGAGCGGTGGGATTGCATACTAGCAGATCCTTGCATACTAAGCAGATCCCACGTGGGGTCTCGGGGTCTTTGCTGCTTCCGCTGGTGACTTGTAATGTAATGAGCTTGAATGTCGTCCCTCCAGGAGAGCTGAGGAGcagagtgatgatgatgatgatgatgatgatgatgatgggaagGCCAGGGTCCCAGAGGCGGTCAGAGAGTCTTCAGGTAAGAGTAATCATGACTTGGCAACCATGTTTCATTGATCTGTCTGATTCCGTGTGTCTAAATCAGGTCTGTTCTGTCTGTCGTTACAGGATCTCCAAATTACAGTGAAGATTTCGAGGAAGAGGCAAACGGAAAAGAGCTTTCGGAGGAGGTTTGTATTCAGAAAGTGTCCTGTGATAAACAAAATGATTTTGACTCGAGGTTAACTTTTTTTTGGAGCTttccactacatgactacaCAGTGATTGACTCAGTTGTCCATATGTGACCTACGTATGGAGCCTCAGCTGTCAGCAGGCTGTCATCTGTCAGAGGGTTGTGGGACAGAATAGAAAGAGGAGCATGCTGGCTTTTATACTGCAAAAAGCGCCCGTATGCAGTAGAACATCCTGGTATTGTTGGCATATTGCATTCTCTGTATTGGAACATGCTAAATCTTGTTCTGGTATACTAACATGATAGTATGGGTATTAAACCGCACCAATAATCTTCTCAGTTCTAGTATGACACATGACAGACACATTAAATAACATAATTCATGAGCTCAGTTGCTTAGGAATTATGCAAACATGAGCTGCCCTACTGACTCGAGATCAAAAGCGTTAACTGCTGTTTACATGCTTGATATTGGCTGAGAGGGTGTCAGAGCTGCAAACCATTTGCTATTTATGTCTTTATACTGAAATATCACAAACTGACATCTTGCTACATGATTCACTAATTCATCCTatgatttttttctctcttttttttttttagaagtctAAAATGTCTCCAATTCTTGCCAAAGGTAAGAGAAAAAGACTCATGGGTCATGTGTCATGGGTGGGTGTTTGGCCGTACACAACactaatattaaataaaaaagcacaacatatatatatattcatcttcTCTGTcgtctctatatatatataagtgttgTGCTGCTATCCTATACTGCTCTAGTGGGCGAATGGACAAAGGTTATAACGATATGCTTCGAGATCTGCGCTGCAAATATAACAAACTCTAACTTAACTTTTCTCTCAGTGTCTCTCCACGATTCCCTGGATGACAccgggggaggagagagacgaaaGGACACAGCCGGGTCACTGGACAGAGGTAACACTCACACGAGAGGAGTCCAGTACCACAAACCAAACAAGTACCAGACTAGATCATGCAATCTAAACAAGATTACCTTGTTACGTGaaattttcatttaatttaaaacaataaatattccAAATGTACAGAGAGAAAGCTTTGATTAAAGGCAGCGGGTGGCATTCTAttgccccttttttttaaatgtattttaatgtaataGTCATCAAGATTGGTTCACAATGGATAATTTAGGCCCATCTCGTCTTTTTACAAGATGCAGCACGCTCATTGTAGAAGATTCTAGATTTAGAGCAACCAGACATGAGACCTAGTTTCTTTAATTTATTGATGCATAACCCATGTTGCATTTTGTTGGTTTTTGTAAGCATAGTGGCTGTTGAAAATTCAAGTTCCTTTTAAGATATGATATGTCCATTTTCATTATTCTAATGTCTAAAATGACTTAATGTTGGCAGTCTTGTTTACTTTCATTATCCCGATGTTCTGATTGCGAGACCACTCgtttaatgtgttttctgtccAGGCCAGTCGTACGTGCAGAGTGGGGCCTCAGACATGGAGGCTCTCCATGAGGCCTACAGACAGATCCATGTCGTGGAAGATTCAGAAGACTATCATCCCCATCGTTCATCTgtggaagggagggggaggatcAACAGACCtgtgtctccatcctctcctcctcctcatcatgccACACAGTCTCTTCAGCCGGCTTCTACCAACGAGTCAGGTCAGACGCCACCGTCGTACTTTCCAACCGTGGAAAAGTCAAACATAATAAGTACACTGCTACAGCATTTTtatgttaaatatttttaattttactttTGATTCTCAGGAAAGAAAATCAATTACTTTGCCAACTAATATTCATCAGTTTTTTCCCCCGTTTTAGTATTTCTTTATCTTCGTATACATGCTCTCCATTTTCTCTATTTGTCTCTTTAAGACACGACAACAGAAGCATTGTGCTCTGAAAGCCATCAATTCTAGAGGCTCAGGAAAATAGATACACCGTGAGAGGGCAATAAAAGATAGGAGTCTCCCAAAATATCGTGACGGTTGGCGAGTGTGACCACCAGACTGCAAACGGTATTTGGGGGAATGGTGGActccctgtgtctgtctgaTTCACTGTATCTGTACCATCTGGAGGAATGATGCATCTACAAAAGCTGCATCCCAGTTAAAGGCAGAGTGGGCAAACACTGACAGCCCATCCCTTCAGGTCCtcctccaaagccactcccccaaaatgataacaatgatcgtaaacaacaaacatggctgtTGTTAGTATTCACAGCTGTTAAGCaagcagcttgtggaagactcTTGTGACGAGCAATGAGCGCACGGGCAGAATGcacgcaggcaggcaggtagCCAGAAAGCAATCGTTCATGGATTTCTGTCAGGATGTtatgagaatttcaacaaaaatataacaaatatttctGAAGGAGATTGCCAACCCTTCCTTCAAGGTACCGACTCCCGAGGGAGACACACCCAGTGTATTGTACTGTAGTGGTATTGAATTAAACATTCAGGCAGTCCTGTGCTGTAAGCTCATTACAGGACTAAAGTATGTTGaatcattattttgtttatgtATCTAGAGCTTCCAACTGCAGAAGAGTTGATGAGACCCATCCGACCTGAGAGGGACGATATCAGAGGCTTCACCCTCCAGCCAGCCAGGTTAGAACACATTTTACCAGAATGTATCCAACATATAGACTTCACAAAACTGTTGCGTACATGTTATGGACATGTAATAACAGAAGTATTGATGGTAAAgcatgcatataaatataactgtatGGCGAGTGGGAGAGCAAACACGGTTTGACCGGAGTGAAAATAATGATTTAGAAATGTGAAACGACAACAAATATGGAATGAAGCAGAATATGTATTCAGATAAATGCATGTTGTGGATTTTGTAGATGATTACACATTTTTCAACAAAATTCCAACTTTAAATCCGCAAATCCGCAAAAATCCTTCCATTAATGCTTGAGTCCGCACACATTCTCTGAtaaattgtcctttttttctagATCTGGACACAAAAAGGTTTGATATTAGTTATCGTTTGACTGAAAAAGttgtattacttttttgtaCATGATTATTTTGGTCGATAGTTTACCAAAATACATGATAAGCCTAGAtcaatgataacaataataccTATTATAATAATGAGCCCAGAtgaatgataacaataataatgagcctagataaataataataatacataataataagcCTACTTGTGAACAAAAGAATCTCTGTACCCAAAGGCTAAGTCTATATTTGTGAGTTACTCAACATGCAATTAACAAGAATATCCATCATCTCCAATCTGAGGTCATCGTAGGATGACACCTGTTCAATCTGAGATTCAAGCAGGCAAAATCCAACACTGTACCGAAGACATCAGACACAGATCTGATTCGTGCTTTAATTGACTTCCAAACCTGAATTtagtcacaacaacaacaacaacaacaacaacaacacaaactgtTTTTGAAAACGTTTTAGCGTGTTTGTCTCTTCACATTCTCTGATTACAGTGCTGTAGAACTAGAGGACCAAGAAAAGACCCCCCGGTTCTTGGAAAGGACTTTCTCACATGTGACGCCTCCAGACTCGCAACTGATGGGAGCAGAGCTGGCTGACCCCTTAGACGGGATACAGGCAGCCAGGGGGTTGACCAGCCCCCCGTCCAGCTCCCCAGACCCTCCCAACCTGACGTGGAgcatcagacaggaagtagagaagCTGATGCAGGATCAGAACAAATACTCTCAGGCTGGCAAAGCTAAGAAACAACAGGTGAGGAACACTTCAAACTATTCTCCATTTCAGGAGTGCTTGGATTTGTAATCATATCAGACAGAACACTTAGAGGGTGGGATCAAATATAATGAGCCTAATGTTCTCCCCAGGCCTCGCATGGATCTGCTGTTTCTCATTCCTCTACGTCTTCAGCGAGGAAACACACTGGGACCCATGTGAGAGGCAGCAGAGTGGAGGGGAGGACCTCAGGGCTGAGTAGAGCTGCTGCGTCATCCAAAACCCAGCCTTCTGTTTCCCGTCCTCTGCAGCATCCACGGGAAAAAGCCAAAGTCACAAAGAGCCAAGAAAAAGAGGACTACACAGGTTATTAATGGcactcacacacaacatatcaagtaatttaaaaaaaactctgattATTTAAGATTATGGGGTTTGTCTCTCGCTATAAAAGGAACacgtgtttatttgtctttgctTTTAAATCTAAGCAAAGATTTCCATCCTCTTCATGTCATGTGTTAtcttttggatttaaaaaaataaataaataaatgtaatcccTTTGTGTCTTCTGGCAAGAGTGTTATCAATGTGTcacgttgtgtgtttgtataaaaagGTGCCATTGTTTGTTCGATTAGCAGAGCCGGGTCTGAAGGTGAGCAGTGAGCTGGTGGCGTCCGTTCAGTCCTTAGTGGCTGTCCTCCAACAGCAGGTGGACACCAGCAGTCACCAGGACGCCACAGACGCACAGGAAGTCACCCGACTGACACATCGGCTTCCAAATAACGTAGGGAAATACTAAATATGCAGCGGACTTTTTGACATGCTTGATAGAATGCTAACTCGGCACACAGTGTGTGTCGCGCTAATTAAAGAGGCAGGCAAGAAAGCAGAATGATTATTAGCAAATGGACTACAACCGCATTTAGTTGTTCAATCCTGTGCTgaataatgacaataaactCTCCTTGACTCTGGTGAGTGTGGTATGTAGCCGCTCACGCCAGGTTGTAGCGCTGAGCTCTTATTGGTGATCCACAGGACTATTAATGCAATCCAGAAGAATTAGAGCTACCATCTTAGACATTCAGCATCGCCAAAACATGATAAAAatgatgaaaagaagaaaagtcagcAGGGGATCTATGTGTAAATGGATATGTAAATGAAGGAGGAGCGTCATTCAAAGACAGATAGAGTTAGTTCACGTTATTGTGCTATTTTAGCCGGACACATGTGAGTAAGAAGAGACTTTTAGTTGTTTGCGTATCACTTTGGTATGAGATGTTTGAAGAAGGACGAGCACATAATGGGTCGATTACCACAGTTCACGATGCATGTGATGTCAGTGTTGACGTCTGACTTGCAGAGGGAGGATGACGAAGGCTctctggtggaggagctgagaggcCAGCTGGCTCACAAGGAGAGGGAGCTGCAGATGTTGAAGGGAGGCGCCGAGGAGCTCAACTCCCTGAGACAGCAGAACTACCTTCTGCAGAGCAAGGTGCTCAAACACGCCTTGATCTTATTGTTAGCTGTAAACTCCCTTATTTGTTTCGATGCAAAAATCTGTAGCAACAACGACACATCGATAAGTCGTAAAATaagcattgtttttgttgtatccCCTCAGCTGAGAAGTGCAGAAGAAGCCAGTCAGAAGAAGAGACGGGCCGAGGCCACTGACTCTGCTGCAGAGGGAACGCTCCAGCAGAttgataaagaaataaaagagcagGAGACGCTCATCAAAGGTTACCAGCAGGTTTGTCGTCCTCTCTTTATGTGTTCATTCCTCAGGGATTCATCTGCGTGCGGGCTTCCCTTTGATCGTCATTTAATCAAATCTATTTGTCTGTTACACCGTAGTTCCAAGCTCGTCAACTCtgttgtgcttttgtgtttAGAAATGTGGGTTTACAGAAAAGGACTGAACATCCTGAACAAAAGGGACACCTGTTAGGGTGCCGGGATGCAGACAAAAAGACCAAACTACTTTTAATGGTATCAAACAAGGAGACATTCTCCCACCTCGTTTCTAAAATGGTCCGATCATTTTTAAAACGATAATAGAGTACTTCCTCATACGGCCAGCCCTGCAAACCCCACCCTCAAACCCTTGTGGTTGAAAAGGGGCTTCAAATTCAAAGAATTATTTTTTCTGCTCACTCCAGAGTAAACTATGAAGTGTCAGTTATATAAGGAATCTTATATCTGTGAATGAGGGAGGGATTTCGGTTACAGCCTAAATGACTTTGTTGTGCTCCTGGAATGAGACTGAGATAACGTCACATTTACCTCGGGGTAAAGCGTTTTCTATTGTGCCAGCCAAGTAGtcttaattcattcattcttaACATGAAGCAGGCTGCCACCAACAATCCTCACTCGTGTCTCAATTGcgtgatgttttctttttgaccTTTTCTGCTCCTTTTTCCCCCTTGTAGTTTGAACAGTCGTTCTTATTCAAGTGCAGTAAAGCTAATGTTCCCTTTTCAGGAGAATGAGAAGCTGTATTTGCAGATGAAGGCTCAGCAGGTGAAGAGCAAAGCCAACGAGGAGGCCATGTTTAGTGAAAACCAGAGGCTGCTGAGTGAGCTGGCTTTCACAAGGTGTGTCTATCAGAGATGATTGTGAATGTCTTCCAAGTATGAATGCCATTAAAAATCTATGTTGGCTTACTGATGAAAATTAccttttgaaataaaatgtctttatatgtactgtatgtgttttttctgaAGATGTAGTTAACTGTTGCTTGTATTCTCTATGGCATTTCCCATCTTGACCAGGGAGCAGCTGAATAAAACCTCAAGGACTGTGGGAAGTGTGTGCGTAATGGATCACACTCAACGCATTACAGACTTGTTAGCTCAACTAAATACATTTCAGGTACGTACCACAGGCACTGAAACCGTCCAGAAGGTCCCCTATTGTGTTCTCCAGCCCACACTGGGAATTAACTGCATCTACATTCAGATATTCTAAACTGCCAACAGGCTATTAGTGACAATGACCCATCGTCGTCTTTCCTGTTCTTACTGGGCAACTTGTGGAGATTGCAATTCCATCCATAAAACCAGTAGCTTCAAGGTTTCATTCATTCGTCATATTCAATCAGTATTCAGGAAACCCACAGAGAGATGTGTTTCTGTGCAGAGGAATGAGGCCAAGCTGTCTGAGGACGGCCACAGACTGAAGCAAGAAAAGCAGGCTCTGGACGTAGAGCTGCAGCtgatgaagaaagagagggaccTAGCTAAAGCTCAGGCGGTGTCTGCCTCAGGTAAAACTGGATTCAGAGCAGTGCCAGTGGTCGAATTCAATTCCAAAGACCAAGTTTCTTACAGACGTTTTAAACTGAATATGCGTGCGCCACCGTCGGTTTTTACTGACGACGTGTACATTCTGAATGTGTCAGGGGACAAGACTTTTGAGATGCGCGTATTGGAGGACAAGCACAGAGAAGACGTGGCGGCCctgaagaagaagctgcagTGGTTTGCCGAGAACCAGGAGCTGCTGGACAGAGATGCTGGCAGACTGAAGGCCGCTACGGCTGAGACACACCAGCTCCAAGAGCAGGTGAGGCTCGCTTACCTCTCACCACTTAGCAgggtgtccttgggcaagacacctAACTGCGTGTGTGAATAGGAGTGAATGCTTAGATGGCTTGTATGGTAGCCCCTGatatcagtgtatgaatgtatgtgaatgacatgtagtgttaaagcactttgagtggtcgtaaGACTAGAAAGCTGCTCTACAAGTCCAGTTCATTTATCTTaagtctctctatctctatatatatatatatatatatatatatatatatatatatatatatatatatagtagatGCAACTATACATATTCATTTATAGGATTCATGGACTTCAAAAGACCCCTTCATTTGGTCACATAATGATCTGTGaagatacccccccccccatcaactAGTCTGAAGCCCAGTTCCTGTACGAGtaaaacatctttttaaaaaattgtaaaTCAAAAGACTTTTTCTGCAGAAGACTTGTATTGTTTTCtgatatgtttcataaacgTTGCTCTACTATGCTGAGGAAAAGTTGTGATTTTTGCATGTTTGTGCCACAATTTATTAGTTTGGACATGCATAGGTTTTAGTGTTTCACCACACTCCCCCTTACAGATTGATACTATGAagt encodes:
- the cep162 gene encoding centrosomal protein of 162 kDa isoform X2, which codes for MSHRLTKQELDEQFELFLKESVSDDSEKQPGAKSSQKSAQKAAVPWWQDEEHSGGGTGRGLLGSGKTFRKSLRKSVALEDEDPGDAGLKGDGLSAFSRDRIEFEVMEPAANTTAIGLDTIEEEEEKARFFAQLEARSSINYRLLHSEQRADSTSSAIPTHLRRAEEQSDDDDDDDDDDGKARVPEAVRESSGSPNYSEDFEEEANGKELSEEKSKMSPILAKVSLHDSLDDTGGGERRKDTAGSLDRGQSYVQSGASDMEALHEAYRQIHVVEDSEDYHPHRSSVEGRGRINRPVSPSSPPPHHATQSLQPASTNESELPTAEELMRPIRPERDDIRGFTLQPASAVELEDQEKTPRFLERTFSHVTPPDSQLMGAELADPLDGIQAARGLTSPPSSSPDPPNLTWSIRQEVEKLMQDQNKYSQAGKAKKQQASHGSAVSHSSTSSARKHTGTHVRGSRVEGRTSGLSRAAASSKTQPSVSRPLQHPREKAKVTKSQEKEDYTEPGLKVSSELVASVQSLVAVLQQQVDTSSHQDATDAQEVTRLTHRLPNNREDDEGSLVEELRGQLAHKERELQMLKGGAEELNSLRQQNYLLQSKLRSAEEASQKKRRAEATDSAAEGTLQQIDKEIKEQETLIKGYQQENEKLYLQMKAQQVKSKANEEAMFSENQRLLSELAFTREQLNKTSRTVGSVCVMDHTQRITDLLAQLNTFQRNEAKLSEDGHRLKQEKQALDVELQLMKKERDLAKAQAVSASGDKTFEMRVLEDKHREDVAALKKKLQWFAENQELLDRDAGRLKAATAETHQLQEQVERLKLDVGKRSSEQQRKTKEKTVDAKRMQDLERQVKELEQILRRRNPNSLPALIYAAATASCEEDVAAKTPPPPSRVNALLERRIQRLEAELEGHDEEAKRGLRAMEQQFHRIKLRYEQQISELEQQLEQQQQQQLEAVGSEPRPAQAGTLEEELRRVEESHQERERSLQDQIEGLQQQLKHSAGTGATQAQPSPGRHQRQTEAAFGARIERLNNDLASKTRTIQELCRSVERLQKERRNMMPVPNPRPETRPTETRRQPAKTLRCASAGGEETFPAAHCEKTYQPTVFTGSHISEVVQENEALKQRVERLQLQGEQEREALRSDALQAKQELCRLEGHSAEQLSSMRAEHLRALDQLRAAHALEHSSSRVAELANKLNAQQITVTHLRDQLKEVQGAKEALAISRTREDAVQKQLTRLLRELKEAKEAQSPEVKLLCGLERKIVNMELRHQHREKELQQVIVGSWQTSEADQQSEVESWKRLAQDKSRELEAFRLELDSILDILRHLQRQGVVLPHS
- the cep162 gene encoding centrosomal protein of 162 kDa isoform X1 → MSHRLTKQELDEQFELFLKESVSDDSEKQPGAKSSQKSAQKAAVPWWQDEEHSGGGTGRGLLGSGKTFRKSLRKSVALEDEDPGDAGLKGDGLSAFSRDRIEFEVMEPAANTTAIGLDTIEEEEEKARFFAQLEARSSINYRLLHSEQRADSTSSAIPTHLRRAEEQSDDDDDDDDDDGKARVPEAVRESSGSPNYSEDFEEEANGKELSEEKSKMSPILAKVSLHDSLDDTGGGERRKDTAGSLDRGQSYVQSGASDMEALHEAYRQIHVVEDSEDYHPHRSSVEGRGRINRPVSPSSPPPHHATQSLQPASTNESELPTAEELMRPIRPERDDIRGFTLQPASAVELEDQEKTPRFLERTFSHVTPPDSQLMGAELADPLDGIQAARGLTSPPSSSPDPPNLTWSIRQEVEKLMQDQNKYSQAGKAKKQQASHGSAVSHSSTSSARKHTGTHVRGSRVEGRTSGLSRAAASSKTQPSVSRPLQHPREKAKVTKSQEKEDYTAEPGLKVSSELVASVQSLVAVLQQQVDTSSHQDATDAQEVTRLTHRLPNNREDDEGSLVEELRGQLAHKERELQMLKGGAEELNSLRQQNYLLQSKLRSAEEASQKKRRAEATDSAAEGTLQQIDKEIKEQETLIKGYQQENEKLYLQMKAQQVKSKANEEAMFSENQRLLSELAFTREQLNKTSRTVGSVCVMDHTQRITDLLAQLNTFQRNEAKLSEDGHRLKQEKQALDVELQLMKKERDLAKAQAVSASGDKTFEMRVLEDKHREDVAALKKKLQWFAENQELLDRDAGRLKAATAETHQLQEQVERLKLDVGKRSSEQQRKTKEKTVDAKRMQDLERQVKELEQILRRRNPNSLPALIYAAATASCEEDVAAKTPPPPSRVNALLERRIQRLEAELEGHDEEAKRGLRAMEQQFHRIKLRYEQQISELEQQLEQQQQQQLEAVGSEPRPAQAGTLEEELRRVEESHQERERSLQDQIEGLQQQLKHSAGTGATQAQPSPGRHQRQTEAAFGARIERLNNDLASKTRTIQELCRSVERLQKERRNMMPVPNPRPETRPTETRRQPAKTLRCASAGGEETFPAAHCEKTYQPTVFTGSHISEVVQENEALKQRVERLQLQGEQEREALRSDALQAKQELCRLEGHSAEQLSSMRAEHLRALDQLRAAHALEHSSSRVAELANKLNAQQITVTHLRDQLKEVQGAKEALAISRTREDAVQKQLTRLLRELKEAKEAQSPEVKLLCGLERKIVNMELRHQHREKELQQVIVGSWQTSEADQQSEVESWKRLAQDKSRELEAFRLELDSILDILRHLQRQGVVLPHS